From a single Drosophila sulfurigaster albostrigata strain 15112-1811.04 chromosome 3, ASM2355843v2, whole genome shotgun sequence genomic region:
- the LOC133843002 gene encoding LOW QUALITY PROTEIN: rho GTPase-activating protein gacF (The sequence of the model RefSeq protein was modified relative to this genomic sequence to represent the inferred CDS: inserted 2 bases in 1 codon), with protein MDILDIDEALKDDSYIFLADKTHDDISNILQQWKTNNQQQPQSSLQFQPHLHYNNHEQAYKHNSKTFTRPKRRSQAATNLETQFNATTSGMLSLEIGGLVTTMHKSFLQDTSPPSSICSSMNNEHMNNSLITSADFTNLNFLQSTNSLDPNEETTEASTQLNLTTTTTLTNEADVYTLSDMIRDRKALESLTMSGDGTLIKDSHIGQIDDISLTTLSKTASGCSTMDNSTDSVSTALAAAATVAVPTAAXLRSSLLLSEDMIGDTTFSLVDSLTTPTTADSMCELEANATFKRPQALPLNETLLLAGRQVNTTYTELSDTPEASRCETPENVEKSLSTLQMESTPLTTTTGSRLQLYNLNKNHNNNNNNNINHNNNNNKQLSYTPKLKERGEIDNISPIVSHTTPQRGRQFQPQPQLNHTYEQPTAMLKDLQLEATTMELLDQIEQPPLDATYNMTEEQKQMQCILDLAEAEVEMLAQQGDEEQFENMLAELGKMNSLNAEQIKMQKSLDSIKRRFNRDEEQHQPSQQQLHHNHHHHHATHTEALLEEDHVQHVTPPSMHQTQLLSHSHNQSQSSASGSGERLLSRRSRLYDDVNLSAMHDSNVSGGSSCNSTSFIVHRRDDETAANTSEACTPLQESEEPEAEQQLEKEQEQSAVAVETEASSYKLTERRERDRERFKTIKITKEMRARDEQLDNHIVVPCIDDEETLEPPQMVMPEPVEQHRQTSPPGRLSRRDQSAIGESSSSSSSVSASNNYLTYKKPKEKSLLMRQRQQQQQMTETPANESSSQGARSLSRPRYISGLQKFTTVSKATSAGAGLNGPTMGATGAGATSAATTGATPGELKSPMGIKSKSFHNLSSNISGIVGPGAASLAPRPSLGGALRRPGVQSQNRLMSGPRAAQQQEQDDTSVFKMPKLVSGLRAPSTAGAKRAVGNGLARPSSGYYSLSMRAAGESETPESLSSASSRGSLYGKETKLNQNFDTQVLSSKLTQVTTGATGIPKPSGLRPPTQVKRSGLPRPSSIVRR; from the exons CCTACAAACACAATTCGAAGACCTTCACCAGACCAAAGCGCAGATCACAGGCGGCAACAAATCTGGAGACACAATTC AATGCAACAACATCAGGCATGCTTAGCTTGGAGATTGGCGGCCTTGTTACGACGATGCACAAATCGTTTCTGCAGGACACATCGCCGCCGTCATCCATCTGTTCATCGATGAACAACGAGCACATGAACAACTCGCTCATCACTTCCGCTGACTTTACCAATCTCAATTTTCTGCAATCGACCAACAGTTTGGATCCCAACGAGGAGACAACAGAGGCGTCAACGCAACTCAATCTAACGACGACCACAACGCTGACCAATGAGGCTGATGTGTATACGTTGAGCGATATGATCCGAGATCGTAAGGCGCTCGAATCGTTGACCATGTCCGGTGACGGCACCTTGATCAAGGACTCGCACATTGGCCAGATCGATGACATATCGCTGACGACTCTGAGCAAAACCGCCTCAGGTTGCAGCACCATGGACAACAGCACCGACAGCGTTTCCACGG cacttgcagcagcagcaacagttgcagttccaacagcagc gttgcgcAGTAGCTTGTTGCTGAGCGAGGATATGATTGGAGACACCACGTTCAGTCTGGTGGACAGCTTAACAACGCCAACGACAGCAGATTCGATGTGCGAACTGGAGGCAAATGCCACATTTAAGAGACCGCAGGCGCTGCCCCTCAATGAGACGCTGTTGCTGGCGGGACGCCAGGTGAACACCACGTATACCGAACTCAGTGACACACCCGAAGCTTCGCGTTGTGAGACGCCCGAGAACGTTGAGAAATCGCTGTCCACGCTGCAAATGGAATCGACGCCGTTGACCACCACAACAGGCTCACGCTTGCAGCTCTACAATCTCAATAAAaatcacaataataacaacaataacaatatcaaccataataataacaataacaaacagtTGAGCTATACGCCCAAGCTCAAGGAGCGCGGAGAGATCGATAACATATCGCCCATTGTGAGCCACACGACGCCACAGCGAGGACGACAATTTCAGCCACAACCGCAGTTAAATCACACGTACGAGCAGCCAACGGCCATGCTGAAGGATCTGCAATTGGAGGCGACGACAATGGAGCTGCTGGATCAAATCGAGCAGCCACCTTTGGACGCCACGTACAACATGACCGAGGAGCAGAAGCAAATGCAGTGCATTCTCGATCTGGCTGAGGCGGAAGTGGAGATGTTAGCACAGCAGGGCGATGAGGAACAGTTTGAGAACATGCTCGCAGAGCTGGGCAAAATGAATTCACTGAATGCGGAGCAGATTAAAATGCAGAAATCGTTGGACAGCATTAAGCGGCGCTTCAACAGAGACGAGGAGCAGCATCAACCgtcgcagcaacagctgcatcataatcatcatcatcatcatgccACGCACACTGAAGCGCTGTTGGAGGAGGATCATGTGCAGCATGTGACGCCGCCGTCAATGCATCAGACACAGCTTCTGAGTCACAGTCACAACCAGAGCCAGTCGAGCGCTAGCGGCAGCGGTGAGCGATTGCTTAGTCGACGCAGTCGTCTTTACGATGACGTCAATCTGAGCGCCATGCATGACAGCAACgtcagcggcggcagcagttGCAATTCCACCTCCTTCATTGTGCATCGTCGGGACGATGAAACGGCGGCAAATACATCGGAGGCCTGCACGCCGCTGCAGGAATCAGAAGAGCCAGAGGCCGAACAGCAGCTGGAAAAGGAGCAGGAGCaatctgctgttgctgttgagacTGAAGCGTCCAGCTATAAGCTGACCGAGCGACGGGAGCGAGATCGTGAGCGTTTCAAGACCATCAAGATAACGAAGGAAATGCGTGCACGCGACGAGCAGCTGGACAACCACATTGTAGTGCCTTGTATAGACGACGAAGAGACGCTGGAACCGCCGCAAATGGTGATGCCGGAGCCAGTTGAGCAGCATCGTCAGACATCTCCACCAGGCCGACTTTCGCGACGCGATCAGTCTGCCATTGGTGAGAGCAgcagctcctcctcctccgtcAGCGCCAGCAACAACTATTTGACCTACAAGAAGCCCAAGGAGAAGTCGCTGCTCATGcggcaacgacagcagcagcagcagatgacTGAGACTCCAGCAAACGAATCTTCCAGCCAAGGCGCACGATCGCTTTCCCGACCACGCTACATTAGTGGACTACAAAAGTTCACAACGGTCAGCAAGGCGACTTCAGCGGGTGCAGGATTAAATGGCCCCACAATGGGagcaactggagctggagcaacGAGCGCAGCGACGACGGGCGCAACACCGGGGGAGCTCAAGAGTCCCATGGGCATTAAATCCAAGTCGTTCCACAACTTGTCCTCCAACATTAGCGGTATCGTTGGACCCGGTGCAGCGTCTCTAGCACCTCGTCCCAGTTTAGGTGGCGCACTGCGACGGCCCGGCGTTCAAAGCCAGAACCGACTGATGAGCGGTCCGAgggcagcgcagcagcaagAG CAGGATGACACATCTGTATTCAAAATGCCGAAACTGGTGAGCGGATTGCGTGCGCCGTCAACGGCGGGAGCAAAGCGAGCAGTGGGCAATGGACTGGCGCGTCCTTCTTCCGGTTATTATAGTCTGAGCATGCGAGCAGCAGGAGAATCTGAGACACCCGAG AGCCTCTCGTCGGCATCGTCGCGTGGCAGTCTGTATGGTAAGGAGACCAAGCTAAATCAGAACTTCGACACGCAGGTGCTAAGCTCGAAGCTGACACAGGTGACAACCGGAGCAACGGGCATACCAAAGCCATCAGGATTGAGGCCACCGACACAAGTGAAACGCAGCGGCTTGCCGCGTCCTTCCAGCATTGTGAGGCGTTGA